In Numenius arquata chromosome 3, bNumArq3.hap1.1, whole genome shotgun sequence, one genomic interval encodes:
- the LOC141462746 gene encoding uncharacterized protein — protein sequence MALPWALLLLGEVLVQDVATQSCLIPPTVYNAALGRPASQSSLFPNISIAANAVDGNRDGVWHHGSCSRTLKEREPWWSVDLGGRRAVAAVVVKNRQDCCWERLRGAQVHVGDAPAERGRDNPICGVITDAGPGSLSTVCCAGLWGRYVSILIPGREDSLVLCEVEVVLQGCVPLPGAPNVARGRPVVQSSTRNALSLAANAVDGNDDADWERGSCAHTEKEPEPWWRVDLGRRHVVYAVAVTNRRDCCWENLLGAQVHVGDSLADHGKRNPVCGAILDTGPGATTTVCCNGLPGRYVSIIVPGREDFLVLCEVEVTAQSCVPPPGAQNLALRRPVAQSSTAGQAGSAISAVDGNWHHGSCSQTKREREPWWMVDLGRRHAVAAVVVRNRLDCCWHRLKGARVHLGDSLAGHGTNNPVCGTITDTGPGSTSTVCCRGLRGRYVTVTVPGREEQLSLCEVEVVEQGCAALPGAQNVALGRPATQSSVLDATSGAANAVDGNRDGNWEHGSCVHTLEEPEPWWRVDLGRRHVVYAVVVKNRRDCCWERLKGAQVHVGDSLVDRGRRNPICGIITDAGPGSLSTICCHGLRGRYVSILIPHREDALVLCEVEVIRQGCAPLPGAPNVAREQRATQSSTSNGSGVASKAVDGNRDGVWHHGSCSHTRREREPWWSVDLGGRRAVAAVVVKNRQDCCWERLRGAQVHVGDAPAERGRDNPICGVITDAGPGSLSTICCHGLQGRYVTVTIPGREEQLALCEVEVYGVVPEL from the exons ATGGCcctgccctgggctctgctgcttcTCGGTGAGGTCCTGGTGCAGGATGTGGCCACCCAGAGCTGCCTCATCCCACCGACTG TTTATAACGCGGCGCTGGGGCGCCCGGCCAGCcagtcctccctcttccccaacaTCAGCATCGCCGCCAACGCGGTGGACGGCAACCGGGACGGAGTTTGGCACCACGGTTCCTGTTCCCGCACCCTGAAGGAGCGGGAACCCTGGTGGAGCGTGGACCTGGGTGGTCGTCGCGCCGTGGCCGCCGTGGTGGTGAAGAACCGGCAGGATTGTTGCTGGGAACGGCTGCGGGGAGCCCAGGTCCACGTCGGGGACGCGCCGGCCGAACGCGGGAGGGACAACCCCAT CTGCGGCGTCATCACGGACGCCGGTCCCGGGTCCCTCAGCACCGTTTGCTGCGCCGGGCTGTGGGGTCGCTAcgtctccatcctcatccccggTCGGGAGGACTCCTTGGTGCTGTGCGAGGTGGAGGTGGTGCTTCAGGGCTGCGTCCCGCTGCCCGGAG CCCCCAACGTGGCCCGGGGACGCCCCGTCGTCCAGTCGTCCACCCGGAACGCCCTGAGCCTGGCCGCCAACGCCGTGGACGGCAACGACGACGCCGACTGGGAGCGCGGCTCCTGCGCCCACACCGAGAAGGAGCCGGAGCCCTGGTGGCGCGTGGACCTGGGCCGCCGGCACGTGGTCTACGCCGTCGCCGTCACCAACCGCCgcgactgctgctgggagaacCTCCTCGGCGCCCAGGTCCACGTCGGGGACTCTTTGGCCGACCACGGCAAGCGTAACCCCGT CTGCGGGGCCATCTTGGACACCGGCCCCGGTGCCACCACCACCGTCTGCTGCAACGGGCTGCCCGGTCGCTACGTCTCCATCATCGTCCCCGGCCGGGAGGATTTCCTCGTCCTCTGCGAAGTGGAGGTGACAGCGCAGAGCTGTGTCCCCCCACCTGGCG cccaAAACCTGGCCCTGCGGCGCCCGGTGGCACAGTCCTCCACCGCTGGCCAGGCCGGTAGCGCCATCAGTGCCGTGGACGGCAACTGGCACCACGGCTCCTGCTCCCAAACCAAGAGGGAACGGGAGCCGTGGTGGATGGTGGACCTGGGCCGGCGCCACGCGGTGGCGGCCGTGGTGGTGAGGAACCGCTTGGACTGTTGCTGGCACCGCTTGAAGGGCGCCCGCGTCCACCTCGGGGACTCCCTCGCCGGCCACGGCACCAACAACCCCGT TTGTGGCACCATCACGGACACCGGTCCCGGTTCCACCAGCACCGTCTGCTGCCGTGGGCTGCGTGGCCGCTACGTCACCGTCACCGTCCCCGGCCGGGAGgagcagctgagcctgtgcgaggtggaggtggtggagcagggctgtgccgcGCTGCCCGGCG CCCAGAACGTGGCCTTGGGCCGCCCGGCCACCCAGTCCTCCGTGCTGGATGCCACCAGCGGTGCCGCCAACGCCGTGGATGGCAACCGGGACGGCAACTGGGAGCATGGTTCCTGCGTCCACACCCTGGAGGAACCGGAGCCGTGGTGGCGCGTGGATCTCGGCCGCCGGCACGTGGTCTACGCCGTGGTGGTGAAGAACCGCCgcgactgctgctgggagaggctgaAGGGCGCCCAGGTCCATGTCGGGGACTCCTTGGTTGACCGTGGTCGCCGCAACCCCAT CTGCGGCATCATCACGGACGCGGGCCCCGGTTCCCTCAGCACCATCTGCTGCCACGGCCTTCGCGGTCGCTAcgtctccatcctcatcccccaCCGGGAGGACGCCTTGGTGCTGTGCGAGGTGGAGGTGATCCGACAAGGCTGCGCCCCGTTACCCGGAG CCCCCAACGTGGCGCGGGAGCAACGGGCCACTCAATCCTCCACCTCCAACGGTTCCGGGGTGGCCTCCAAAGCGGTGGACGGCAACCGGGACGGCGTTTGGCACCACGGTTCCTGCAGCCACACGCGACGGGAGCGGGAACCCTGGTGGAGCGTGGACCTGGGTGGTCGTCGCGCCGTGGCCGCCGTGGTGGTGAAGAACCGGCAGGATTGTTGCTGGGAACGGCTGCGGGGAGCCCAGGTCCACGTCGGGGACGCGCCGGCCGAACGCGGGAGGGACAACCCCAT CTGCGGCGTCATCACGGACGCCGGTCCCGGGTCCCTCAGCACCATCTGCTGCCACGGGCTTCAGGGACGCTATGTCACCGTCACCATCCCCGGGCGGGAGGAGCAGCTGGCTCTCTGCGAGGTGGAGGTCTATGGTGTTGTCCCCGAGCTCTGA
- the LOC141462747 gene encoding alanine aminotransferase 1-like yields GLGVPTRVARFLERRDGGVPCHPRNVVLCSGTSSILPFVLSLVVDETAAVPTGVLVPVPGPPLLGGATGLAGAVAVPYPLAEERGWDVAGETVRRVLGQARERCHPKVLCVVNPGDPTGHVLSRQSMEDIVRLVAEENLLLLADEGQQERAFLPDRPFLSFKRVLWEMGAPFSSTVQLISFYSLSKSVAGESGFRVGFLELVNVEEGVVLPFQLAQSIPRPCVLGRILLDLLMDLPEEGDPIQQALEEQRQGLLQDLAHNARLLQEVLGRAPGIHCHPLQAGARAFPRIQLPPRAQRQARELGLEPDVFFCQKLRETTGMVVAPGSKFGQMEGTHHLVLSLLPPAATLEQILLALTQFHATFLRQFS; encoded by the exons gggctgggggtccccaccAGGGTGGCCCGTTTCCTCGAGCGCCGCGACGGGGGGGTCCCCTGCCACCCCCGCAACGTCGTCCTCTGCAGCGGCACCTCCAGCATCCTCCCG ttCGTGCTGTCGCTGGTGGTGGACGAGACGGCGGCGGTGCCCACGGGGGTGCTGGTGCCGGTGCCGGGccccccgctcctcgggggggccacggggctggcgggggccgtGGCCGTGCCGTACCCGCTGGccgaggagcggggctgggatgTGGCCGGAGAGACGGTGCGGCGGGTGCTGGGGCAGGCGCGGGAGAGGTGTCACCCCAAGGTGCTCTGTGTCGTCAACCCCGGGGACCCCACCG gACACGTGCTGAGCCGGCAGAGCATGGAGGACATCGTCCGGCTGGTGGCCGAGGAGAACCTCCTGCTGTTGGCAGATGAG GGGCAGCAGGAACGAGCCTTCCTCCCCGACCGCCCCTTCCTCTCCTTCAAGCgggtgctgtgggagatgggTGCCCCGTTCTCCTCCACCGTCCAGCTCATCTCCTTCTACTCCCTCTCCAAGAGCGTCGCTGGGGA GAGCGGTTTCCGTGTGGGGTTCCTGGAGCTGGTGAATGTGGAGGAGGGCGTCGTGCTGCCCTTCCAGCTGGCCCAGTCCATCCCCCGGCCCTGCGTCCTGGGGCGGATCCTTCTCGATCTCCTCATGGATCTCCCGGAAGAGGGGGATCCCATCCAGCAGGCCCTGGAGGAG cagaggCAGGGGCTGCTCCAGGACCTGGCCCACAACGCCcggctgctgcaggaggtgctgggccGAGCCCCCGGCATCCACTGCCACCCCCTCCAGGCGGGCGCCCGCGCCTTCCCCCGCATCCAGCTCCCGCCCCGCGCCCAGCGCCAGGCCCGG gagctgggccTGGAGCCTGATGTCTTCTTCTGCCAGAAGCTGCGGGAGACGACAGGGATGGTGGTGGCCCCGGGGAGCAAGTTCGGGCAGATGGAGGGCACCCACCACCTCGT gctgtccctgctgccaccGGCCGCGACGCTGGAGCAGATCCTGCTGGCCCTCACCCAATTCCATGCCACCTTCCTGCGCCAGTTCTCCTGA